In Leptodesmis sichuanensis A121, the following are encoded in one genomic region:
- a CDS encoding formylglycine-generating enzyme family protein, translated as MAQQTQTPDQPEPKLTIKRQRQRAQYFTEDLGNGRGLDMVLIPGGSFLMGLPADELERLESEGPQHTVTVPQFFMGKYPVTQAQWQAVAALPQVNRPLKPDPSNFKGADRPIESISWYDAVEFCDRLSQYTGRPYRLPSEAEWEYACRAGTTTPFHFGETITTDLANYCGEDRKEYGWSGSYGRGPKGIYRQETTTVGSFGVANAFGLFDMHGNVWEWCLDHWHENYKGAPTDGSAWVKGGDSDLRLLRGGSWFLNPRYCRSASRNYNIPDNRNVNMGVFVLSVRLRGLRLSPLLSSTFALFSLSFSLSSSAVGGSKFFWKRPKGLTLDCWSDSGTQSIGAHGKD; from the coding sequence ATGGCTCAGCAAACCCAGACCCCAGACCAACCGGAACCCAAACTCACCATCAAACGCCAGCGGCAGCGGGCGCAGTACTTTACAGAGGACTTAGGTAATGGCAGGGGTCTGGACATGGTACTGATTCCGGGGGGCAGCTTCCTGATGGGATTACCCGCTGATGAATTGGAGCGATTGGAGAGCGAAGGCCCGCAGCACACCGTCACAGTGCCACAGTTCTTTATGGGGAAGTATCCGGTGACTCAGGCCCAGTGGCAGGCAGTAGCAGCCTTACCGCAGGTGAACCGCCCCCTAAAACCAGACCCATCCAACTTCAAAGGTGCCGATCGCCCCATCGAAAGCATTTCCTGGTATGATGCCGTCGAGTTTTGCGATCGCCTCTCTCAATACACAGGTAGACCCTACCGATTACCGAGTGAAGCGGAATGGGAGTATGCCTGCCGTGCCGGAACGACGACCCCGTTTCATTTTGGGGAAACCATTACCACGGATTTGGCAAATTATTGTGGGGAAGACAGGAAGGAGTACGGTTGGTCTGGTTCCTATGGTCGTGGGCCAAAGGGCATTTATCGCCAGGAAACAACCACCGTTGGCAGTTTCGGGGTTGCTAATGCCTTTGGGCTGTTTGATATGCATGGCAATGTGTGGGAGTGGTGCCTGGATCACTGGCATGAGAATTACAAAGGTGCCCCAACCGATGGGAGTGCCTGGGTAAAGGGTGGAGATAGTGATTTGCGGCTGTTGCGCGGTGGTTCGTGGTTCCTCAATCCCAGGTACTGTCGTTCTGCCTCTCGCAACTACAACATTCCGGACAACCGCAACGTCAATATGGGGGTTTTCGTGTTGTCTGTGCGGCTGCGAGGACTCAGGCTTAGCCCTTTACTCTCTAGTACTTTTGCACTATTCTCTCTTTCTTTTTCCCTCTCTTCTTCCGCCGTAGGCGGATCAAAATTTTTTTGGAAAAGGCCAAAAGGATTAACCTTAGACTGCTGGAGCGATAGCGGAACGCAGTCTATCGGTGCTCATGGCAAGGATTAA
- the avd gene encoding diversity-generating retroelement protein Avd: MNELPIIQKTYDLIKWYVPILNRLPRDHRFLLGDRMITGLYNLLEGLIAARYEKEKLDRLEALNTSLDILRHQTRLLLDFGLMADQRYEFAGQQINSIGADLGGWIKQQQRQLVA; encoded by the coding sequence ATGAACGAGCTACCCATCATTCAAAAGACTTACGACCTGATCAAGTGGTACGTTCCCATCCTGAATCGGCTTCCCCGCGATCACAGGTTCCTGTTGGGCGATCGCATGATTACTGGCCTCTACAATCTGCTTGAAGGCTTGATTGCGGCTCGTTACGAGAAAGAAAAATTAGACCGATTGGAAGCACTCAACACTAGCCTGGATATTTTGCGGCACCAGACCCGTCTTTTACTGGATTTCGGGTTGATGGCTGACCAGCGGTACGAATTTGCGGGTCAACAGATCAATTCTATTGGGGCCGACCTGGGCGGTTGGATCAAACAACAACAGCGGCAGTTAGTGGCATGA
- a CDS encoding RNA-directed DNA polymerase, which produces MKRYGNLWAEIIAFSNLLAAARQAQKGKRFRENILAFNYNLEQELATLQTELRTKVYQPGPYRTFEIMEPKQRMISAAPYRDRVVHHALCNVIVPLIEATFIYDSYANRVGFGTHRALRRFTRFARSSRYVLQCDIQKYFPSIDHEILKAILRRKIKCPDTLWLIDTIIDGSNEQTPAAFHFPGDDLLVPLDRRRGLPIGNLTSQFFANVYLNGFDHFIKECLDGKKYLRYVDDFALFSDDPEFLVDARKAIEEYLATLRLKIHPVKSQIFATHQGANFLGFRVFPDRIRIRNENLSRARHRLRLLQTDYRKGNLSLKQVTQALQSWEAHLKHGDTWQLRQQIFTSLVFTRG; this is translated from the coding sequence ATGAAGCGTTACGGTAACCTCTGGGCTGAAATTATTGCCTTCTCTAACCTGTTAGCCGCTGCTCGTCAGGCACAGAAAGGGAAGCGGTTTCGGGAGAACATTCTGGCCTTCAACTACAACCTGGAACAAGAACTGGCAACCCTGCAAACGGAACTGAGGACAAAAGTGTACCAGCCGGGACCTTACCGCACATTTGAAATTATGGAACCCAAGCAACGCATGATTTCAGCGGCTCCCTACCGCGATCGGGTTGTCCATCATGCCCTCTGTAATGTGATTGTGCCGCTGATTGAAGCAACCTTTATCTATGATTCCTATGCCAATCGCGTTGGTTTTGGGACTCACCGCGCCCTGCGTCGTTTCACCCGATTTGCCCGATCTAGCCGATATGTATTGCAATGTGATATACAAAAATATTTTCCTTCCATTGATCATGAAATTCTCAAAGCTATTCTGCGACGCAAGATTAAATGTCCGGATACGCTTTGGCTGATTGATACCATTATTGACGGCAGTAATGAGCAGACCCCGGCAGCATTTCACTTCCCAGGAGACGATTTACTTGTGCCTTTAGATCGGCGACGGGGACTTCCGATCGGGAATTTAACCAGCCAGTTTTTTGCCAATGTTTATCTCAATGGGTTCGATCACTTTATCAAAGAATGTCTCGACGGTAAAAAATACCTGCGTTATGTAGACGACTTCGCCTTATTTTCTGATGACCCAGAGTTTCTGGTGGATGCCCGTAAAGCGATTGAAGAGTATCTGGCAACGCTCCGCCTGAAAATTCACCCCGTCAAAAGCCAGATATTTGCCACCCACCAGGGCGCTAATTTTCTGGGGTTTCGAGTTTTCCCAGACCGGATTCGGATTCGCAATGAAAACCTGAGTCGTGCCAGACATCGATTGCGGCTCCTGCAAACCGATTACAGAAAAGGGAACCTCAGTCTGAAACAAGTCACTCAAGCTTTGCAAAGTTGGGAAGCGCACCTGAAACATGGAGACACCTGGCAGCTTCGGCAACAGATATTCACCTCACTGGTATTTACAAGGGGGTGA
- a CDS encoding Uma2 family endonuclease: MVTLLQEIPRQRDTQRVVLHNISWQTYQAMLSDMGDHRAARLAYDRGVLEITMPSDLHEFIKHLLERIIVALTEELNLKVRGVGSVTLDREDLEKGVEPDSGFYIQNASQIRGRTLNLTNNPPPDLVVEVDITSPSTRRLKIYQSLQVPEVWRCTARTLEIKRLEHGKYVDCEFSVAFPMVSRNDLLRFLEAGKDTDDDNTVIRSLRSWIREQPPQLID, from the coding sequence ATGGTCACTCTGCTTCAAGAAATTCCCCGTCAACGAGACACCCAACGGGTGGTGTTGCACAACATTAGCTGGCAAACCTATCAAGCCATGTTGTCCGATATGGGAGACCATCGGGCTGCTCGCTTAGCTTACGATCGCGGAGTGCTGGAAATCACCATGCCGTCTGACCTGCACGAATTCATTAAACATCTATTAGAACGCATCATCGTTGCTCTCACCGAGGAACTGAACTTGAAAGTGCGGGGTGTTGGCTCTGTAACATTGGATCGAGAAGATTTGGAAAAGGGAGTAGAACCAGACTCAGGGTTTTATATTCAAAATGCCAGTCAGATTCGTGGACGCACATTAAACCTGACAAATAATCCACCCCCTGATCTGGTCGTAGAAGTAGACATTACCAGTCCCTCCACGCGCAGGCTAAAAATTTATCAGTCCTTACAGGTACCGGAAGTGTGGCGCTGCACTGCCCGAACTCTTGAAATTAAACGACTGGAGCATGGGAAATACGTGGACTGTGAGTTTAGTGTCGCCTTTCCAATGGTTTCTAGGAACGACCTGCTGCGATTTTTAGAGGCAGGCAAGGATACAGATGATGATAATACCGTCATCCGATCGCTGCGATCGTGGATTCGAGAGCAACCCCCCCAACTGATTGACTGA
- the tsaD gene encoding tRNA (adenosine(37)-N6)-threonylcarbamoyltransferase complex transferase subunit TsaD, translating to MAIETSCDETAVAIVKNREILSSIVSSQIAAHQVYGGVVPEVASRQHVELLNPAIAQALTESHVSWSDIDGIAATCAPGLVGALLVGLTAAKTLAIVHDKPFLGIHHLEGHIYASYLSSPDLAPPFLCLLVSGGHTSLIYVKACGHYETLGQTRDDAAGEAFDKVARLLHLGYPGGPIIDKLAQQGNPKAFPLPEGQVSLPEGGFHPYDSSFSGLKTAVLRLTQKLQQESPELPVADLAASFQETVAKALTKRAIACALNYGLSTIAVGGGVAANSGLRQHLQAAGEKHNLRVLFPPLKFCTDNAAMIACAAADHLNQGHTSPLTLGALSRMPISDVMQLYPVKD from the coding sequence TTGGCAATTGAAACAAGTTGTGACGAAACAGCCGTAGCGATTGTTAAGAACCGTGAAATTTTAAGTAGCATTGTTTCTTCACAGATTGCCGCCCATCAGGTTTACGGGGGGGTAGTGCCCGAAGTTGCCTCTCGACAACATGTGGAATTGTTGAATCCGGCGATCGCCCAGGCTCTCACTGAATCTCATGTATCCTGGTCAGACATTGATGGGATTGCCGCCACCTGTGCCCCTGGCCTGGTCGGAGCCTTATTGGTGGGCCTGACCGCTGCGAAGACCCTGGCGATCGTCCATGACAAGCCCTTTCTGGGAATCCATCATCTGGAAGGCCACATTTACGCCTCTTACCTCAGCAGTCCCGACTTAGCACCGCCCTTTCTCTGCCTGCTTGTCTCCGGCGGCCACACCAGTTTGATCTATGTGAAAGCTTGCGGTCATTACGAAACCCTGGGGCAAACTCGTGATGATGCCGCTGGGGAAGCCTTTGATAAGGTAGCCCGCTTGCTGCATCTGGGCTATCCCGGTGGCCCGATTATCGATAAGCTGGCTCAACAGGGGAATCCCAAAGCCTTTCCGCTCCCTGAAGGTCAAGTCTCCCTCCCTGAAGGTGGTTTTCATCCCTACGATTCCAGCTTCAGTGGGTTGAAAACGGCAGTCTTGCGCCTGACCCAAAAGCTCCAGCAAGAGTCTCCTGAATTACCCGTGGCAGATCTGGCTGCCAGCTTTCAGGAAACCGTTGCCAAAGCCTTGACCAAACGAGCGATCGCCTGTGCCTTAAATTACGGCTTAAGTACAATCGCGGTGGGCGGAGGTGTGGCCGCTAACAGTGGTCTGCGTCAACATTTGCAGGCCGCTGGGGAAAAGCACAACCTGCGCGTCCTCTTTCCCCCCCTGAAATTCTGTACTGACAATGCCGCCATGATTGCCTGCGCCGCTGCCGATCATCTGAACCAGGGCCACACTTCTCCCCTCACCCTGGGTGCCCTCTCGCGGATGCCCATCTCCGACGTGATGCAGCTTTATCCAGTAAAGGACTAA
- a CDS encoding Photosystem I reaction center subunit III — translation MRRLFALILVLSLWFGFAPAQPAHAYNLKPCSESAAFAQRAKSSISPTAPQRYEAYAKAGLLCGEDGLPHLIWDGSLAHAGESLIPSVLFLYIAGWIGWVGRMYLQTIKKGSNPEEKEIIIDVPLAVRCSLTGFAWPLMALKEFTTGELAAKDNEIPIAPR, via the coding sequence ATGCGACGATTGTTTGCTCTGATTCTTGTCCTCTCCCTCTGGTTCGGGTTCGCCCCGGCCCAGCCTGCTCATGCTTATAATCTGAAGCCCTGTAGCGAGTCTGCGGCTTTTGCTCAACGGGCAAAATCCTCCATCAGTCCCACTGCTCCTCAGCGTTATGAGGCTTATGCCAAAGCAGGATTACTCTGTGGTGAAGACGGCCTACCTCACCTGATTTGGGATGGTAGTCTGGCTCATGCCGGAGAATCTCTGATTCCCAGCGTCCTGTTCCTGTACATTGCAGGCTGGATTGGTTGGGTTGGTCGGATGTATCTGCAGACGATCAAAAAGGGTAGTAATCCGGAGGAGAAAGAAATCATTATCGACGTGCCTTTGGCTGTTCGCTGTTCTTTAACCGGCTTTGCGTGGCCCCTCATGGCGCTCAAAGAATTTACCACTGGGGAACTGGCGGCTAAAGACAACGAGATTCCGATCGCACCTCGCTAA
- the psaJ gene encoding photosystem I reaction center subunit IX, with protein MNYLLKYLSTAPVIAAIWMFITAGILIEFNRFFPDLLAHPLP; from the coding sequence ATGAACTACTTGCTTAAGTATCTATCCACTGCTCCTGTGATTGCGGCCATCTGGATGTTTATCACGGCTGGGATTTTGATCGAATTTAATCGTTTCTTCCCTGATCTGCTGGCTCATCCCCTGCCCTAG
- the gmk gene encoding guanylate kinase: MGLGRLIVLTGPSGVGKGTLLRSLLKRHPDLYLSVSATTRAPRPGEVDGKDYYFLSRPEFERMIANGEFLEWAEFAGNLYGTPKASVDNQIRQGHWVILEIELEGARQVRQYFPDALRIFILPPSLPELESRIRTRGKDTEDAIVRRLQRAKEEINAADEFDIQIVNDDFDKALNRIEEALFAPAMC; the protein is encoded by the coding sequence ATGGGATTGGGCAGATTAATTGTTTTAACAGGCCCCAGTGGAGTGGGCAAGGGAACGTTACTGCGATCGCTGCTGAAACGTCACCCCGATCTATACCTTTCTGTGTCTGCTACAACCCGTGCTCCTCGGCCCGGAGAAGTGGATGGTAAGGATTACTATTTCTTGAGCCGCCCAGAGTTTGAGCGCATGATTGCGAATGGAGAGTTTTTGGAGTGGGCCGAATTCGCGGGTAATTTGTATGGTACGCCCAAAGCCTCGGTAGACAATCAAATTCGACAGGGCCACTGGGTGATTTTAGAAATTGAACTGGAAGGGGCACGGCAAGTCCGCCAATACTTCCCGGACGCACTGAGAATTTTTATCTTGCCTCCTTCGCTGCCAGAATTGGAATCGCGGATTCGTACCCGTGGCAAAGATACGGAAGATGCGATCGTCCGTCGTCTACAACGGGCTAAGGAAGAAATTAATGCGGCGGATGAATTTGATATTCAAATCGTCAACGACGATTTTGATAAGGCTCTCAACCGCATTGAGGAGGCTCTATTTGCTCCAGCAATGTGTTGA
- the remA gene encoding extracellular matrix/biofilm regulator RemA, which translates to MDIRLINIGFGNIVFANRVIAIVSPESAPIKRIITDARDSKQLIDATYGRRTRAVIITDSGHVILSAIQPETVANRFMTSKDAHSED; encoded by the coding sequence ATGGACATTCGGTTAATCAACATTGGCTTTGGTAACATCGTGTTTGCAAACCGGGTGATCGCCATTGTTAGCCCAGAATCTGCCCCCATCAAACGGATTATTACCGATGCCAGGGACAGTAAACAGTTGATTGATGCTACTTATGGCCGCCGGACGCGGGCGGTGATCATTACCGATTCTGGTCATGTTATCCTGTCTGCCATTCAACCTGAAACAGTGGCCAACCGTTTCATGACCAGTAAGGATGCCCATTCGGAAGATTAG
- a CDS encoding Rqc2 family fibronectin-binding protein yields MQPVDFTTLTAICSELRTSWVPARLEQIYQRDRHTLFLGLRTLDSRGWLRISWHPQAAHLCISEPPPRTPDTFTFSQQLRHQIGNLALIKIAAIAPWERVIDLQFGRRPGEPALWHLYIEVMGKYSNVILTNQEDQIVTAAHQVSSQQSSVRPIQTGQPYEIPPVLTEAIPTLGENRDRWQERIRLVPGAVKRNLLKNYRGLSSALVQAMLQRADLSPDQSTDQLTEDDWQRLFQCWQEWLQALDQERFQPAWTEQGYTVLGWGATAQVATVQELIHQYYGVQLDQLEFGQLHHQLSQKLKTLLEKLRLKAQTFQTRMEQSERADRYREQADLLMAHLHQWQPGMTTIALPDFHTGEQVTIALNPEKNAVQNAQALYKQHQKLKRAQSAVVPLLTEVNDEIHYLEQVEAAIAELTAYHTAEDLNTLKEIRDELIQQGYLASPDYQSAANPQGDTASQPYHYTSPSGLDVLVGRNNRQNDQLTFRTASDYALWFHTQEIPGSHVLLRLKPGVDPEAADLSFAADLAAFHSRARHSEQVPVIYTEPKNVYKPKGAKPGMTVYKHERVIWGQPQRIMQSLPLAQGGKLSGSDEEL; encoded by the coding sequence GTGCAACCCGTTGACTTTACCACCCTGACGGCTATTTGCTCTGAACTGCGAACCTCCTGGGTACCTGCCCGGTTGGAGCAAATTTATCAGCGCGATCGCCATACTCTCTTCCTGGGCCTCCGCACCCTGGATAGCCGGGGTTGGCTACGCATTTCCTGGCATCCTCAAGCCGCCCACCTGTGCATTAGCGAACCTCCACCTCGAACCCCCGATACCTTTACTTTCAGTCAGCAATTGCGCCATCAAATCGGCAATCTAGCCCTGATTAAAATTGCTGCGATCGCTCCCTGGGAACGGGTGATTGACCTGCAGTTTGGTCGCCGCCCCGGAGAACCTGCCCTCTGGCATCTCTATATCGAAGTGATGGGCAAATACAGTAATGTGATTCTCACCAACCAGGAGGATCAGATTGTCACGGCGGCCCATCAGGTGAGTAGTCAGCAGTCCAGTGTGCGCCCCATTCAAACCGGGCAACCCTACGAAATCCCACCTGTACTGACAGAAGCGATTCCTACTTTGGGAGAGAATCGCGATCGCTGGCAGGAGCGAATTCGTCTGGTTCCGGGTGCCGTCAAACGCAATCTGCTGAAAAACTACCGGGGACTCAGTTCTGCCCTGGTGCAAGCAATGCTGCAGCGGGCCGATTTATCTCCCGACCAATCCACCGATCAGTTAACCGAGGACGACTGGCAACGGCTCTTTCAATGCTGGCAGGAATGGCTTCAGGCTTTAGATCAAGAAAGGTTTCAACCAGCCTGGACGGAGCAGGGCTACACGGTTCTGGGATGGGGAGCAACGGCACAGGTCGCTACCGTTCAAGAACTAATTCACCAGTATTATGGCGTTCAGCTAGACCAGTTAGAGTTTGGGCAACTGCATCACCAACTCAGCCAGAAATTGAAAACCCTCCTGGAAAAATTGCGGCTCAAAGCCCAGACTTTTCAGACGCGGATGGAGCAATCCGAGCGGGCCGATCGATATCGGGAGCAGGCAGATCTATTGATGGCGCATTTGCACCAGTGGCAACCGGGCATGACCACGATCGCCCTACCCGATTTCCATACTGGTGAACAAGTGACGATCGCCCTGAACCCAGAAAAAAATGCTGTTCAAAATGCTCAGGCTCTTTATAAACAACATCAAAAGCTGAAACGGGCACAGAGTGCCGTAGTTCCCTTACTGACGGAGGTCAATGATGAGATTCACTATCTAGAGCAGGTGGAGGCGGCGATCGCGGAACTGACGGCCTATCACACGGCTGAAGATCTAAATACCCTAAAAGAAATTCGCGATGAACTGATTCAACAAGGTTATTTAGCCAGCCCCGACTATCAATCCGCCGCCAATCCTCAAGGGGATACGGCCAGCCAACCCTACCATTACACCTCCCCCAGTGGTTTAGATGTCCTGGTGGGTCGGAATAATCGACAAAATGATCAACTCACCTTCCGCACGGCCAGTGATTATGCCCTCTGGTTTCATACGCAAGAAATTCCTGGCAGTCATGTGCTGTTACGGTTAAAGCCAGGAGTTGACCCAGAAGCGGCTGATTTATCTTTTGCAGCGGATCTGGCCGCTTTTCACAGTCGCGCCAGACACAGCGAACAGGTACCTGTCATCTACACCGAACCCAAAAATGTTTACAAACCAAAAGGAGCCAAACCCGGAATGACGGTTTACAAGCATGAGCGGGTGATTTGGGGCCAACCCCAACGAATTATGCAAAGTTTGCCTCTGGCCCAGGGAGGAAAATTGTCAGGAAGTGATGAAGAATTATAA
- the cobW gene encoding cobalamin biosynthesis protein CobW: protein MNDSDAEATMHKIPVTVITGFLGAGKTTLIRHLLQNNQGRRIAVLVNEFGEMGIDGDLLRSCQVCEAEGAAQPTTNIVELTNGCLCCTVQEEFLPTMQVLLQRRDEIDCMLIETSGLALPKPLVQAFRWPEIRTGATVDGVITVVDCEALASGKLVGDLEALESQRQADESLEHETPIEELFEDQLACADLVLLTKVDRADSDSQLKVQQWLQQELRPGVKVVPCQQGEINPDILLGFNAAVEDNLQDRPSHHDTEEDHDHDDEINSVHLVLDRAFNPTTLIDQLKILVQSQEIYRIKGFVHVPNKAMRLVLQGVGDRFDSFYDRPWQLNEFRQTRLVLIGRALEAEKIRATIEA, encoded by the coding sequence TTGAACGATTCAGATGCTGAGGCTACCATGCACAAAATTCCAGTTACGGTCATCACGGGTTTTCTGGGCGCAGGAAAAACGACCCTCATTCGTCATCTGCTCCAAAATAATCAAGGTCGCCGGATTGCCGTGCTGGTCAATGAATTTGGAGAAATGGGGATTGATGGAGATTTGCTGCGATCGTGCCAGGTCTGTGAAGCAGAGGGGGCAGCGCAACCGACTACCAACATCGTTGAACTAACCAACGGCTGTCTCTGTTGCACGGTTCAGGAAGAGTTCTTGCCGACCATGCAGGTTTTGCTGCAACGCCGCGACGAAATTGACTGTATGTTGATCGAAACCTCTGGTCTGGCCCTGCCTAAACCCCTGGTGCAAGCCTTTCGCTGGCCGGAAATTCGAACTGGAGCCACCGTAGACGGGGTGATTACCGTGGTAGACTGTGAAGCCCTCGCTTCCGGCAAACTGGTGGGCGATCTGGAGGCTTTGGAATCTCAACGTCAGGCAGATGAGAGTCTGGAGCATGAAACGCCGATCGAAGAGTTGTTTGAAGATCAATTGGCCTGCGCTGATCTGGTGCTGCTCACTAAAGTCGATCGCGCCGATTCAGATAGTCAACTGAAAGTGCAGCAATGGCTGCAACAGGAATTGCGTCCCGGAGTCAAAGTGGTTCCCTGCCAACAGGGGGAAATCAATCCGGATATACTGCTGGGCTTTAATGCTGCCGTTGAGGACAATTTGCAGGATCGTCCCAGCCATCACGATACTGAGGAAGATCACGATCATGATGATGAGATTAACTCCGTGCATCTGGTTCTCGATCGAGCCTTTAATCCCACCACTTTGATTGACCAGCTAAAAATCCTGGTGCAGAGCCAGGAAATTTACCGCATCAAGGGCTTTGTGCATGTTCCAAATAAAGCGATGCGGTTGGTTTTACAGGGTGTCGGAGATCGCTTTGATTCTTTCTACGATCGCCCCTGGCAGTTGAATGAATTCCGACAAACTCGCCTTGTGTTGATCGGACGGGCACTGGAAGCCGAGAAGATTAGAGCCACGATCGAGGCATAG
- a CDS encoding chloride channel protein, whose product MKNSLPASTSPPPASDSTGLATTHAPAWFQPSPETIVLLLAFVIGGGTGLAVVGFHSLIEKVHSLLLEDLMSVISAWGFWALACIPCIGGLIVGLMRSQWKDFGLPLSALTAESQTSHRVSPIKATVKAIAASVSLGSGASLGPEGPSVEIGANIGMILGQILKVSRERQRLLLGAGAAAGLAAGFNAPIAGVFFALEVVLGTTFATSAVSVVLLSAVVAALISQIGLGGQPAFTLPSYEVRSPFELPLYLGLGLFASLVSIAYTQAIKLAQQFFQGQLKGLIWMGKIPLLLRPALGGILVGIVALQFPQVLGIGYETIEAMLRDVHFSLPLLLALLAVKLVMTAVSLGSGFVGGLFAPAMFLGASLGAAYGSALPLLPFLPFPVTHIAAPPAYAMVGMAAVLAASVRAPLTAILLLFELTRDYRIILPLMAAVGLSVWLIERLKPIVHQMPSVQPTELKVDPDQDTELLSHLLVSQAMHQNFLTLNQGLSIVEGGLALAENQAHSALVVDDHNRLTGIVTLQDINRALSAWEQSGTFLQKKNVSASPTYQTISEICTKEILTVYEDESLADAQLRMAARGLRQLPVVKRGDKTHVLGLLEQEKIAVAYSLAVTQAALQPYLLPSPVAETVPLPILQQSA is encoded by the coding sequence ATGAAAAACTCCCTGCCTGCCTCGACGTCCCCACCTCCTGCCTCTGATTCCACTGGCTTAGCCACAACTCATGCCCCCGCCTGGTTTCAACCCTCTCCAGAAACGATCGTGCTGCTGCTGGCCTTTGTGATCGGCGGGGGTACGGGTTTGGCCGTGGTCGGCTTTCATTCTCTAATTGAGAAGGTTCACAGTTTGCTGCTAGAAGACCTGATGAGCGTGATCAGTGCCTGGGGCTTCTGGGCGTTAGCCTGTATCCCCTGTATCGGGGGATTGATTGTCGGCCTGATGCGATCGCAGTGGAAAGATTTCGGTCTGCCTTTGTCTGCTTTGACTGCCGAATCCCAAACCTCCCATCGCGTTTCCCCCATTAAGGCAACGGTCAAGGCGATCGCGGCCTCCGTCTCGTTAGGGTCGGGAGCGTCCCTAGGCCCGGAGGGTCCCAGTGTGGAAATTGGAGCCAATATTGGGATGATACTGGGGCAGATTCTCAAAGTTTCGCGGGAGCGACAACGGTTATTACTGGGAGCCGGAGCTGCAGCAGGTCTGGCTGCAGGGTTTAATGCGCCGATCGCAGGGGTCTTCTTTGCCCTGGAAGTGGTATTGGGGACTACGTTTGCAACTTCTGCGGTCAGTGTAGTCCTGCTCTCTGCAGTGGTAGCAGCACTCATTTCCCAAATTGGCCTGGGTGGACAACCTGCCTTTACCCTACCTAGCTATGAAGTCCGCAGTCCGTTTGAACTACCACTTTACCTGGGTTTAGGATTGTTTGCCAGCCTGGTATCCATTGCTTACACGCAGGCCATCAAACTGGCTCAACAGTTTTTTCAGGGGCAGCTAAAAGGCTTGATCTGGATGGGTAAAATCCCCTTGCTGCTGCGTCCGGCTCTGGGCGGCATACTTGTAGGCATAGTTGCTTTACAATTCCCTCAAGTTCTTGGCATCGGCTACGAAACGATCGAGGCGATGTTGCGCGATGTGCACTTTTCCCTACCCCTGCTGCTTGCCTTATTAGCGGTCAAGCTAGTAATGACGGCTGTAAGCTTAGGCAGCGGTTTTGTGGGTGGCTTGTTTGCTCCTGCCATGTTTCTGGGAGCTTCTCTGGGTGCTGCTTATGGCAGCGCTCTGCCGCTCCTCCCCTTTCTGCCTTTTCCGGTCACCCATATTGCCGCCCCTCCAGCCTACGCCATGGTGGGGATGGCAGCCGTCTTAGCTGCCAGTGTACGTGCTCCCTTAACTGCGATCTTGCTGCTGTTTGAGCTAACTCGCGATTACCGCATCATTTTACCGCTGATGGCTGCTGTGGGTTTGAGTGTCTGGCTGATTGAACGCTTAAAGCCGATCGTGCATCAGATGCCCAGCGTACAGCCAACAGAACTCAAGGTAGACCCCGATCAAGACACCGAGTTACTCAGCCATCTGCTGGTTTCCCAGGCAATGCATCAAAACTTTCTGACGCTGAATCAGGGATTGTCGATCGTGGAAGGAGGTCTGGCACTGGCTGAAAATCAGGCTCATAGTGCATTAGTGGTAGACGATCACAACAGACTAACAGGAATCGTGACGCTGCAAGACATTAACCGGGCGTTATCGGCCTGGGAGCAAAGCGGAACTTTTTTGCAGAAGAAAAATGTTTCAGCCAGCCCAACTTACCAAACCATCAGCGAGATTTGTACAAAAGAAATTTTGACAGTCTACGAGGATGAATCTTTAGCGGATGCTCAACTGCGAATGGCCGCGAGGGGGCTACGACAGCTACCTGTTGTCAAACGGGGGGATAAGACCCACGTTTTGGGACTGCTGGAGCAGGAAAAAATTGCTGTAGCTTACAGTTTGGCTGTAACCCAAGCTGCGTTACAACCCTACCTGCTACCTTCACCCGTTGCTGAAACGGTGCCTCTACCGATCCTGCAGCAGTCTGCTTAA